One genomic window of Agrobacterium tumefaciens includes the following:
- a CDS encoding IS110 family transposase, whose translation MIVIPSLFWRLVDSIGAVRITNQESDDDADEVHWPLHKETVAVAIADATRNGEVRFYGTIPNTAESIRRLFDRLHLPEVELHFCYEAGGCGYGIYRQLRQLGASCDVIAPSMMPKKPGDRIKNDRRDAVTLARLLRESVQYCRDSLATPLRSNPTFSQLPPIINVPSLLWQLIT comes from the coding sequence ATGATCGTCATTCCCTCCCTGTTTTGGAGGTTGGTGGATAGCATAGGCGCTGTCCGTATCACCAACCAGGAGAGTGACGATGACGCAGATGAAGTTCATTGGCCTCTTCATAAGGAAACAGTCGCGGTCGCTATTGCCGATGCGACCCGCAACGGCGAGGTACGCTTTTACGGCACCATCCCAAATACAGCCGAATCTATCCGACGCCTCTTTGACAGGCTCCACCTCCCCGAAGTCGAACTCCACTTTTGCTATGAGGCTGGCGGATGCGGGTACGGGATCTACCGGCAACTTCGACAACTCGGCGCTTCTTGCGATGTGATCGCTCCGTCAATGATGCCGAAGAAGCCAGGTGACCGGATCAAGAACGATAGGCGAGACGCCGTCACGCTCGCGCGGTTGCTGCGTGAGAGCGTACAATACTGCAGAGATTCCCTCGCTACCCCACTCAGATCAAATCCGACCTTTTCCCAGCTTCCACCGATCATCAATGTGCCGTCTTTGCTATGGCAATTGATCACTTAA
- a CDS encoding ABC transporter substrate-binding protein, with protein MKENMPKTSICMLTGVSVLAIGLASASAQEAKEIGIPDSEYSLEALIEAAKKESPITVIDATGKIVSMAENFSKKYGLQAAGVKMSGQDQEQVIAREAAAGNVRTDVFNMSNLPSVTSQILPQGFGISWLAPDLKDKIPAEYQSPAITSNNPWVFAYNTDVNGETCPVDNLWALTTEEWKGRVAIPDPLLRNETMFWFNQLAVHGDAAMREAYKAQFGEELKTDEASATAEWVKRLAQNKPKVTKSDSDAGPIVGAKEEKPPIGFLSAAIFRDAKKDGYGMGICKEMKPWIGQLTPRREAWGDNQNGHLYKLLIGFEPTTQLFGYGAI; from the coding sequence ATGAAGGAAAACATGCCTAAGACATCGATCTGCATGCTGACGGGCGTTTCCGTTCTGGCAATCGGCCTTGCAAGCGCGTCGGCGCAAGAAGCCAAGGAAATCGGCATTCCGGACAGCGAATATTCGCTGGAGGCGCTGATCGAGGCGGCCAAGAAGGAAAGTCCGATCACCGTCATCGACGCCACCGGCAAGATCGTCTCGATGGCCGAGAACTTCTCGAAGAAATACGGGCTTCAAGCCGCCGGCGTGAAGATGAGCGGCCAGGACCAGGAGCAGGTCATCGCCCGTGAAGCTGCGGCCGGCAACGTGCGCACCGACGTCTTCAACATGAGCAACCTGCCATCGGTCACGAGCCAGATACTGCCGCAGGGCTTCGGCATCTCCTGGCTTGCACCCGATCTCAAGGACAAGATCCCGGCCGAATACCAGAGCCCGGCGATCACCAGCAACAATCCCTGGGTCTTCGCCTACAACACGGATGTCAACGGCGAGACCTGTCCCGTCGACAATCTCTGGGCGCTCACGACCGAGGAGTGGAAGGGCCGCGTCGCCATACCCGACCCACTGCTGCGCAACGAGACCATGTTCTGGTTCAACCAGCTTGCGGTGCACGGGGATGCGGCAATGCGCGAGGCCTACAAGGCGCAGTTCGGCGAGGAGCTGAAGACGGACGAGGCGAGCGCCACGGCCGAATGGGTCAAGCGCCTTGCCCAGAACAAGCCGAAGGTCACCAAGAGCGACAGCGACGCTGGACCGATCGTCGGCGCGAAGGAGGAGAAGCCACCGATCGGCTTCCTCAGTGCGGCCATCTTCCGCGACGCGAAGAAGGACGGCTATGGCATGGGCATCTGCAAGGAGATGAAGCCCTGGATCGGCCAGCTGACCCCGCGCCGCGAAGCGTGGGGCGACAACCAAAATGGTCATCTGTATAAGCTCTTGATTGGGTTCGAACCGACTACCCAGTTATTTGGCTACGGCGCCATTTAG
- a CDS encoding ABC transporter substrate-binding protein, producing the protein MVATVEQFEELGIPVYTAPADCHLKGKKAERTEPPKFSMDLIYQEIEEVARIFNVSARGAEVISAMKAREQAAKARISALKGDVSAVLWYSSAKLNADPYVVGEGGVPAYLMSELGIRNVVDSNEEWPAVGWEAIAKANPTLIVAGDMSRRRFESDALAVKLDFLKTDPVASVMDAARQGRIVEMKVQFMDPTVRTIRGLEILADGLERLNFVQ; encoded by the coding sequence GTGGTCGCCACGGTCGAACAGTTCGAGGAGTTGGGGATTCCGGTCTATACGGCGCCGGCTGATTGCCACTTGAAAGGCAAGAAGGCGGAGCGGACCGAACCGCCGAAGTTCTCGATGGATCTGATCTACCAGGAAATCGAGGAAGTTGCTCGCATCTTCAACGTTTCCGCTCGAGGTGCTGAGGTGATCTCCGCGATGAAAGCCCGCGAGCAGGCAGCGAAGGCGCGGATTTCGGCATTGAAGGGGGATGTGTCCGCGGTTTTGTGGTATTCCAGCGCCAAGCTCAATGCGGATCCTTACGTGGTGGGGGAAGGTGGTGTTCCGGCCTATCTCATGTCGGAGCTCGGCATTCGGAACGTGGTCGACAGCAACGAGGAATGGCCGGCCGTTGGCTGGGAAGCGATCGCCAAGGCAAATCCGACCTTGATCGTCGCGGGTGACATGTCGCGCCGGCGTTTCGAAAGCGATGCTCTTGCAGTAAAGCTCGACTTCCTCAAGACCGACCCGGTTGCGAGTGTCATGGATGCCGCGCGGCAGGGGCGGATTGTCGAGATGAAGGTTCAGTTCATGGATCCCACGGTTCGCACGATCCGCGGACTCGAGATCCTTGCCGATGGCCTTGAGAGGCTCAATTTCGTCCAGTGA
- a CDS encoding SDR family oxidoreductase, which translates to MSKEKQGRLQGKRVLITGTGGGQGETALRLFAAEGATVVGCDLKEGTAEAVAKQLRDEGYDVWAETVDLTNAEQATAWVQKGAERMGGVDVLYNNASGFGFAPFTDMTFDLWNHVINVELHLVFHTTKAAWPHLLDGGGSLINIGSYSALRGIEPLAQVAHATAKGGVISMTRALAAEGASHGVRANSISPGFISTPATDKAVDPEGKAWQVGNALIRRPGRAEDIAYTALYLASDEASWVTGQNFVVDGGATAGWRDDAETARLAAKTKKA; encoded by the coding sequence ATGTCGAAGGAAAAACAAGGGCGGCTGCAGGGCAAGCGCGTTCTCATCACCGGGACCGGCGGTGGACAAGGTGAAACGGCGCTGAGGCTGTTCGCCGCGGAAGGGGCGACCGTCGTCGGCTGCGACCTCAAGGAAGGCACGGCCGAGGCTGTTGCGAAGCAGCTTCGCGACGAAGGCTATGACGTATGGGCCGAGACAGTCGACCTGACCAATGCCGAACAGGCGACAGCGTGGGTGCAGAAGGGTGCGGAGCGCATGGGCGGAGTCGATGTTCTCTACAACAACGCCTCCGGCTTCGGTTTTGCTCCGTTCACCGACATGACGTTCGATCTCTGGAACCATGTCATCAATGTCGAACTGCACCTGGTTTTCCACACGACAAAGGCTGCCTGGCCCCATCTGCTGGATGGTGGCGGGTCACTGATCAATATTGGCTCCTACTCGGCCCTGCGAGGAATCGAGCCGCTTGCGCAAGTCGCGCACGCAACGGCCAAGGGTGGTGTCATCTCGATGACCCGTGCGCTGGCGGCCGAAGGTGCAAGCCATGGCGTGCGGGCTAACAGCATCTCTCCGGGTTTCATCAGCACCCCGGCCACCGACAAGGCCGTCGATCCGGAAGGCAAAGCCTGGCAGGTCGGCAATGCGCTGATCCGCCGTCCCGGACGTGCCGAAGACATCGCCTATACCGCTCTATACCTGGCCTCTGACGAGGCAAGTTGGGTGACAGGCCAGAATTTCGTTGTCGACGGCGGTGCCACGGCCGGTTGGCGCGATGACGCGGAGACGGCCCGGCTGGCCGCCAAAACCAAAAAAGCCTGA
- a CDS encoding isochorismatase family protein, with amino-acid sequence MSYDRLTADNAALLLVDHQTGLSNGIQDQSVPEYLAAVTGLVKFAKAFGLPTVVTTSAADGPNGPVLPVITQTLPDATVVQRPGEINAWDNAAFVDAVKKTGRKKLIVAGVSTEVCVAFVALSAIKDGYDVYAVIDASGTWNKLVQEVAIARMVQAGVQPITWVAVGAEIQADWRKPTGEQLAQVMGENLPFYGNLISSFVAAKA; translated from the coding sequence ATGAGCTACGATAGACTGACTGCCGATAATGCGGCACTTCTGCTGGTCGATCATCAGACCGGATTATCGAATGGTATCCAGGATCAGAGCGTCCCGGAATATCTCGCCGCCGTGACCGGTCTCGTGAAATTCGCCAAGGCCTTCGGTCTGCCGACCGTCGTCACCACGAGCGCCGCCGACGGTCCCAACGGACCGGTGCTTCCCGTGATCACGCAGACGCTTCCCGACGCCACGGTGGTCCAGCGACCCGGTGAAATCAATGCGTGGGACAATGCCGCCTTCGTCGATGCAGTGAAGAAGACCGGCCGCAAGAAGCTGATCGTGGCCGGCGTCTCGACCGAAGTATGCGTCGCCTTCGTCGCCCTGTCCGCCATCAAGGATGGATATGACGTCTATGCCGTGATCGATGCATCCGGCACATGGAACAAGCTGGTTCAGGAGGTCGCCATCGCTCGCATGGTTCAGGCCGGCGTCCAGCCGATCACCTGGGTCGCTGTCGGTGCGGAAATCCAGGCTGACTGGCGCAAACCCACTGGCGAGCAGCTTGCACAGGTCATGGGCGAGAACCTGCCCTTCTACGGCAATCTGATCAGCAGCTTCGTCGCGGCCAAGGCCTGA
- a CDS encoding NAD(P)H-dependent oxidoreductase: MTQPKILTLAASTRSQSFNRKLAHLVTKRIEARGGLVEAIDLADYALPIYDGDLEARDGVPEAAHRLHEKFRSHGGIFIASPELNANVSPLLLNVLAWVSRVGEHGGIGAAFGKPVFALGSASPGGFGGYRGLMSLRNTLELQLGARVLPTMVSVGTAHEAFDELGDLKPPFPKQMLDRLVPELVSAASN, encoded by the coding sequence ATGACACAGCCCAAGATCCTGACCCTCGCGGCATCGACCCGCAGTCAATCCTTCAACAGGAAGCTCGCCCATCTCGTTACAAAGCGGATCGAGGCACGGGGCGGACTGGTTGAAGCGATCGATCTCGCCGATTACGCTCTCCCGATCTACGACGGCGATCTGGAAGCCCGCGACGGCGTTCCGGAGGCCGCACATCGGCTGCATGAAAAGTTCCGCAGTCACGGCGGCATCTTCATCGCCAGCCCGGAACTCAATGCCAACGTTTCGCCACTGCTCCTCAACGTCCTGGCATGGGTATCGCGCGTCGGTGAGCATGGCGGGATCGGTGCCGCGTTCGGAAAACCGGTGTTCGCGTTGGGCAGCGCCTCGCCGGGCGGCTTCGGCGGCTATCGCGGCCTGATGTCGCTTCGCAATACGCTCGAGTTGCAGCTCGGCGCTCGCGTGCTGCCGACCATGGTGTCCGTCGGCACCGCACACGAAGCTTTCGACGAATTGGGCGATCTGAAGCCCCCTTTCCCGAAGCAGATGCTCGATCGCCTCGTGCCTGAACTCGTATCCGCGGCCTCGAACTGA
- a CDS encoding TetR/AcrR family transcriptional regulator: MARPQEFDRHNVLNRAMELFWNKGYEATSLTDILQATGLSKSSLYGSFGDKREFFLAAYDAYREERAHQMDALLNNGSARQAIESFFRQIIEDAAKFEFSNGCMSTNQAVELAPHDAVVRHRVETDFKLIEDALARTIERGQGEGSIRGSVDARKMAHLLVVAFPGFQVMVRAGGDRTRLNDALDLLMAHFD; this comes from the coding sequence ATGGCTCGACCGCAGGAATTCGATAGACACAACGTGCTGAACAGAGCGATGGAGCTGTTCTGGAACAAGGGGTATGAGGCGACGAGCCTGACCGATATCCTGCAAGCGACGGGCCTGAGCAAAAGCAGCCTGTACGGGAGCTTCGGCGACAAACGCGAGTTCTTCCTCGCGGCATACGACGCCTATCGCGAAGAGCGCGCGCACCAGATGGATGCGTTGCTGAACAATGGCTCCGCGCGGCAGGCGATCGAGAGCTTCTTTCGCCAGATCATCGAAGACGCCGCCAAGTTCGAGTTCTCCAATGGCTGCATGAGCACCAATCAGGCCGTGGAGCTTGCTCCCCACGATGCCGTTGTCCGCCATCGCGTCGAAACGGATTTCAAACTGATAGAGGATGCGCTCGCCCGCACCATCGAACGGGGTCAGGGCGAAGGCTCGATCAGAGGCAGCGTCGATGCTCGCAAGATGGCCCATCTCCTCGTCGTCGCCTTTCCCGGCTTCCAGGTCATGGTCCGGGCCGGTGGCGACCGGACCCGCCTGAATGACGCCCTCGATCTGCTGATGGCACACTTCGATTGA
- a CDS encoding ABC transporter ATP-binding protein has protein sequence MIEIRDVTKSYGETTVVKGVSLTLPRGGVTSIIGPNGAGKSTFLSMIARLIPADSGAIQVDGLDISNTSGEVLAKRLSILRQDNHMTARLTVRDLVSFGRYPYSKGRLTIEDGAHITRALSYLGLEDLGDRFLDELSGGQRQRAFVAMIICQDTDYMLFDEPLNNLDIRHAVSMMKLVRRAATDFAKTAVIVLHDINFASCYSDYIIAMRDGKVLLQGPPAEIIRPEELKRIYDFDFSVHEMGGNRIAAYYS, from the coding sequence ATGATTGAAATCAGGGATGTAACGAAGTCATACGGTGAAACAACTGTCGTTAAAGGTGTGTCGCTGACGCTGCCAAGAGGGGGTGTCACCTCGATAATCGGACCGAACGGCGCCGGCAAATCAACATTCCTTTCGATGATCGCCAGATTGATACCTGCGGACTCCGGCGCGATCCAGGTCGATGGCCTGGACATCAGCAATACGTCGGGCGAAGTCCTGGCAAAGCGACTGTCGATCCTGCGCCAGGACAATCACATGACGGCGCGATTGACGGTCCGCGATCTCGTTTCCTTCGGTCGCTATCCCTACAGCAAAGGTCGACTGACCATCGAAGACGGCGCTCATATCACTCGCGCGCTGTCCTATCTCGGTCTTGAGGATCTCGGGGACAGGTTCCTCGACGAGTTGTCAGGAGGTCAACGACAGCGCGCTTTTGTAGCCATGATCATCTGCCAGGACACGGACTACATGCTGTTCGATGAACCCCTCAACAATCTCGACATCCGTCATGCCGTGTCGATGATGAAGCTCGTGCGACGCGCCGCGACCGATTTTGCCAAGACCGCGGTGATTGTGCTCCACGACATCAATTTCGCATCCTGCTATTCCGATTACATCATCGCAATGCGCGACGGCAAAGTTTTACTGCAAGGGCCTCCAGCGGAGATTATCCGCCCGGAGGAACTGAAGCGGATCTACGACTTCGATTTCTCGGTTCATGAGATGGGCGGCAACAGAATTGCGGCATATTATTCGTGA
- a CDS encoding iron chelate uptake ABC transporter family permease subunit: MHRSRSPSARCSASLVVSSSSTCFLEDAPVQHDAARRQTFIALFLLSCLTLVAIAAFMTLGARGDWYFILQFRGTKLATLVLVAYAIAVSTVLFQTITNNRILTPSIMGFDALYVLLQSMLVFMLGAATVSSIDSRLMFVIDVAVMVGFSLFLYRFLFSGSVRGLHLMMLIGIIFGVLFRSLSGFLQRIIDPNDFVVLQDRLFASFNVVDGNLLGVSALLISLASFAASRMFHTFDVMSLGRETAIALGVDHQRVTRTILGLVAVLVSVSTALVGPVTFFGLLVANLAYLIVPSGKHRYLLPAAVLIAVICLVGGQTILERLLAFDTALSIVIEFTGGLFFILFVMRGSVR; this comes from the coding sequence ATGCACCGTTCGAGATCCCCGTCGGCTCGGTGCTCGGCGTCGTTGGTGGTCTCTTCTTCCTCTACCTGCTTCTTGGAAGACGCTCCCGTGCAGCATGACGCCGCCCGCCGCCAGACCTTCATCGCCCTTTTCCTGCTCTCCTGTTTGACGCTCGTGGCAATCGCCGCATTCATGACGCTGGGCGCGAGAGGCGACTGGTATTTCATCCTGCAGTTTCGCGGCACAAAGTTAGCCACGCTGGTTCTCGTGGCCTACGCCATCGCCGTCTCAACGGTACTGTTTCAGACGATCACCAACAACCGTATCCTGACGCCATCTATCATGGGCTTTGACGCGCTCTACGTTCTACTCCAGAGCATGCTTGTGTTCATGCTGGGAGCAGCAACGGTATCATCCATCGATTCAAGACTGATGTTCGTCATCGACGTCGCGGTCATGGTTGGTTTCTCGCTGTTCCTTTATCGATTCCTCTTTTCCGGTTCGGTGCGTGGACTTCACCTGATGATGCTGATCGGCATCATTTTTGGCGTCCTGTTCCGCAGCTTATCGGGATTCCTGCAGCGGATCATCGATCCGAACGACTTCGTGGTGCTGCAGGATCGGCTGTTCGCAAGCTTTAATGTTGTCGACGGCAATCTGCTCGGCGTTTCCGCACTTCTGATTAGCCTTGCTTCCTTCGCTGCCAGTCGAATGTTTCACACCTTTGACGTCATGTCGCTCGGACGGGAAACGGCGATCGCGCTGGGTGTCGACCATCAGCGCGTGACGAGGACGATCCTTGGGCTTGTCGCCGTTCTCGTCTCGGTGTCGACGGCTCTTGTCGGGCCGGTGACGTTTTTCGGTCTGCTCGTTGCCAATCTCGCCTATTTGATCGTCCCGTCGGGCAAGCACCGCTACCTCCTGCCGGCAGCCGTGCTGATTGCGGTCATCTGCCTCGTCGGCGGCCAGACGATCCTTGAGCGACTGCTCGCCTTCGATACGGCGCTATCGATCGTCATTGAATTCACGGGCGGCCTTTTCTTCATTCTGTTTGTCATGAGAGGCTCTGTCCGATGA
- a CDS encoding iron chelate uptake ABC transporter family permease subunit codes for MKHLVSVILVTLLFAVISLFVGVSSISPLAVLSGQTDDRTLMILAASRLPRTIALILAGAGMAVAGTIMQMLARNKFVEPSTAGTVESASLGMLAVLLIAPDLPVIAKMLVAAVFALFGTALFLAILRQIPLRSVLMVPLVGIMLGGVISAVTAFFAYRFDMMQTMGAWTSGDFSAVLRGRYEILWVAFALTVVAYIAADRFTLAGMGEEFSANLGLNYRRVVTLGLVIVSLVTASVVVTAGIVPFVGLIVPNVVSMIAGDSLRRTLPWIALCGAVLVLVCDIVGRVVNAPFEIPVGSVLGVVGGLFFLYLLLGRRSRAA; via the coding sequence GTGAAACACCTAGTGTCCGTCATTTTAGTGACCCTTCTGTTTGCGGTCATCAGCCTATTCGTCGGCGTCAGCAGTATATCGCCTCTGGCTGTTCTGTCCGGCCAGACGGATGACCGGACACTCATGATCCTTGCCGCAAGCCGCCTGCCGCGCACGATCGCACTCATACTGGCAGGCGCCGGCATGGCGGTTGCTGGAACCATCATGCAGATGCTTGCCCGCAACAAATTCGTCGAACCCTCTACCGCCGGCACGGTGGAATCGGCATCCCTCGGCATGCTTGCCGTGCTCCTGATTGCGCCCGACCTTCCGGTTATTGCGAAGATGCTGGTTGCAGCAGTCTTCGCGCTGTTCGGAACGGCATTGTTTCTGGCGATCCTCCGACAGATCCCCTTGCGATCTGTTCTGATGGTGCCGCTTGTCGGCATCATGCTCGGTGGCGTGATCAGTGCCGTCACTGCCTTCTTCGCCTACCGTTTCGACATGATGCAGACTATGGGTGCGTGGACCAGCGGTGATTTTTCCGCTGTATTGCGCGGGCGCTACGAGATCCTCTGGGTCGCCTTCGCGCTGACGGTCGTCGCCTATATCGCCGCCGATCGTTTCACGCTCGCAGGTATGGGAGAGGAATTCTCGGCCAATCTTGGCCTCAACTACCGCCGTGTCGTCACTCTCGGTCTCGTCATCGTTTCCCTGGTCACGGCCTCTGTCGTCGTAACGGCCGGGATCGTGCCTTTCGTTGGATTGATCGTGCCGAATGTCGTGAGTATGATCGCGGGCGACAGCTTGCGTCGTACGCTTCCCTGGATCGCGCTGTGCGGGGCTGTGCTCGTGCTCGTGTGCGATATCGTTGGCCGTGTAGTCAATGCACCGTTCGAGATCCCCGTCGGCTCGGTGCTCGGCGTCGTTGGTGGTCTCTTCTTCCTCTACCTGCTTCTTGGAAGACGCTCCCGTGCAGCATGA
- a CDS encoding siderophore ABC transporter substrate-binding protein has product MKRSGNLLRFVAAITGLFLSAIALASTAQADVTIQHTKGEISLSAVPKKVFVFDLASLDTLTALGVEVAGVPGGRKPAYLSQYEASDVAKIGTLFEPDYEAINAEKPDLIIVAGRSSAKYADLLKIAPTIDLTTDSKHFIDSSKKNIRTLATIFGKQGEAETLLKKFDASTAALKEKAAHAGKGMLILTTGGKMSTFGVGSRFGSLFSDYGVKVADENIKVGMHGQPTSFEYILETNPDWIFVIDRDAAIGREGDAASKLLDNEIVVQTTAWKANQVVYLDAAAWYLVGGGLTSMQSTVNQLTEAFDKT; this is encoded by the coding sequence ATGAAACGATCAGGCAATCTCTTACGTTTTGTCGCAGCCATAACCGGCCTTTTTCTGAGTGCAATTGCACTGGCCAGCACAGCTCAAGCGGACGTCACAATTCAGCATACGAAGGGCGAAATCTCGCTGTCTGCCGTACCCAAAAAGGTCTTTGTATTTGATCTGGCGAGCCTCGATACGCTGACTGCGCTTGGTGTCGAGGTTGCCGGAGTGCCCGGCGGGCGTAAACCGGCCTACCTTTCTCAATACGAGGCCAGCGATGTTGCGAAAATTGGAACACTCTTCGAGCCTGACTACGAGGCCATTAATGCCGAGAAACCTGATCTGATTATCGTTGCAGGCCGTTCCTCGGCCAAATATGCCGATTTGTTGAAAATCGCGCCGACGATCGACCTAACGACGGATTCGAAGCACTTCATAGACAGTTCAAAGAAAAACATTCGTACCCTGGCGACAATCTTCGGCAAGCAGGGGGAGGCAGAGACCCTGCTGAAAAAATTCGACGCATCAACAGCAGCACTGAAGGAGAAGGCAGCTCACGCAGGCAAGGGGATGCTCATCCTGACGACTGGCGGAAAGATGAGTACATTCGGTGTCGGCTCACGTTTCGGTTCTCTGTTTTCCGACTACGGAGTAAAGGTTGCTGATGAGAACATCAAAGTAGGCATGCATGGTCAGCCGACCTCGTTTGAATACATTCTTGAGACGAACCCTGACTGGATTTTCGTGATCGACCGCGATGCCGCTATCGGTCGGGAAGGTGATGCTGCAAGTAAGCTTCTCGACAACGAGATCGTGGTCCAGACGACCGCGTGGAAGGCAAATCAGGTGGTCTATCTGGACGCGGCAGCCTGGTATCTGGTGGGCGGTGGCTTGACCTCGATGCAAAGCACTGTGAACCAACTGACGGAAGCCTTCGACAAGACGTAA
- a CDS encoding multicopper oxidase domain-containing protein, whose product MRSFSRRQTLSFLGAGAFSMGGGYYLYGARSSAPSSLPEPAERPLLKVMVTAGQDEYLIPSPLDHEFVSGQRHPVFGYNGSSPGPSIRIRRGETFEKTIRNDLDVPTTVHWHGLVLPSDVDGHPADILGPGVEKRITFPVIQRAALNWYHPHPHESTGAQAWGGLAGFFVVEDDEEEALRLPKGDRELLLAIRDAQIDQNGSLFYPNVLAGAEGDFPVINGVSWPSARMGNQFYRLRILNAANARVFRLHSQAPLILIGNDGGLLEQATAVDVIEIGPAERVDILLDLRNILPGRTIGIDCEASRWRLLQIDVVEAAKDPWQPPTQLSRINRLHHSGPPDRVFRFENDQRINGREYNMALTDFVVPFGKVERWRFESSGGAPHPIHVHGGHFQIQSREGGRGQIMPWETGWKDTVLMWAQESIEVLVAFDQYEGRYLLHCHKLEHEDHGMMMNFVVSRNPVEAAERAENERLFGPLCIAPAV is encoded by the coding sequence ATGCGCAGTTTTTCTCGGCGGCAAACACTAAGTTTTTTAGGTGCGGGAGCCTTTTCCATGGGAGGAGGATATTATCTCTATGGTGCGCGTTCCTCCGCCCCCTCGTCTTTGCCTGAGCCGGCGGAGCGGCCGCTTTTAAAGGTGATGGTGACCGCCGGGCAGGATGAATATCTCATTCCTTCGCCCCTTGATCACGAGTTCGTTTCCGGACAAAGACATCCAGTTTTTGGTTATAACGGTTCCAGTCCGGGGCCGAGCATTCGCATCCGCCGCGGAGAAACGTTCGAAAAGACGATTAGAAATGATCTGGATGTGCCCACGACAGTACATTGGCATGGTCTCGTTCTGCCGTCAGATGTTGACGGCCATCCGGCCGATATATTAGGGCCCGGCGTCGAAAAGCGGATCACTTTTCCGGTGATCCAGCGGGCGGCGTTGAACTGGTATCATCCGCATCCGCATGAAAGCACCGGCGCGCAGGCCTGGGGAGGACTGGCAGGATTCTTTGTCGTTGAAGATGACGAAGAGGAGGCATTGCGTCTTCCGAAAGGCGACCGCGAACTTCTGCTTGCTATTCGGGATGCGCAGATCGACCAAAATGGCAGCTTGTTCTATCCGAATGTGCTCGCTGGCGCCGAAGGCGATTTCCCGGTCATAAACGGCGTGTCATGGCCAAGCGCACGTATGGGAAATCAGTTCTACCGTCTGCGAATCTTGAACGCTGCCAACGCCCGTGTGTTTCGCTTGCATTCTCAGGCACCTCTGATCCTGATCGGCAACGATGGTGGGCTGCTGGAGCAGGCGACCGCGGTGGATGTAATAGAGATCGGTCCGGCAGAACGTGTGGATATTCTGCTGGATCTTCGCAACATCCTTCCTGGTCGAACAATCGGAATCGATTGTGAGGCCTCACGTTGGCGGCTTCTGCAAATAGACGTGGTAGAGGCCGCAAAAGATCCTTGGCAGCCACCCACGCAGCTCTCGCGGATAAACCGTCTACACCATTCCGGGCCACCTGATCGCGTTTTTCGTTTTGAGAACGATCAACGCATCAACGGCCGGGAATATAATATGGCGCTAACCGATTTCGTCGTGCCGTTCGGGAAGGTCGAGCGATGGCGCTTCGAAAGCTCGGGCGGAGCGCCTCATCCTATCCATGTCCACGGCGGACATTTTCAGATCCAATCGCGAGAGGGCGGTCGCGGCCAAATCATGCCGTGGGAAACCGGATGGAAAGACACCGTTCTTATGTGGGCACAGGAGTCGATCGAGGTTCTCGTCGCCTTCGACCAGTATGAAGGACGATATCTCCTGCATTGTCACAAGCTCGAGCATGAGGATCATGGTATGATGATGAATTTTGTGGTTTCGCGAAATCCTGTCGAAGCAGCGGAGCGGGCAGAAAACGAGCGCTTGTTCGGCCCGCTTTGCATCGCGCCTGCAGTTTGA